Part of the Penicillium digitatum chromosome 4, complete sequence genome is shown below.
GGGCTCGCCGCAGCTTGTGCGCGGTCTTCTGGACGAAATGGAGAGTAATGGCATCACCGCGGATTCTGGTACACTCCACGGTGCATTGCAGGTGGGTTATGCAGTTGAATTAAACTCTATGCAAAGCAAAGCTAACGATTCCATTTCCATTATAGGTCCTCGCTGTACATCCAGACTACCTCCTTCGACAGGAAATCCTCAACAAGCTCCGAGATCGGTGGCTCACGCTGAGTCCGGCGGGATGGCATTTTGTGGCGGCTGGTCTTCTCCGCGAGAACCAAATTGAGCTCGCGCTCGAGCATGTTGCATTGATGGAGCGCAAGGATATATTTGTGGAAAATTGGCTACACAGTATAATCGTCTACACGCTCTGTGACCACCGAGAATTAGATGAGGTGTACAGCGTGATGCGTGCGCGTGTTAACCAGGGCCACGACATGACCCATCGGCTTTGGATGCACGTGCTGACCGAGGCAGGGAAACAGGGCCACTACCCCATGGCACACTACGTGTGGCGACGGATGGTAGAACTGGGCTACATGCATCCGTTGATTGAAGTCTGTGATGACGTGTTGAAAATGGCAGCAAAGGCTGGTGATACAGAGATGGCAAACTCTGTGTTCCGTTACCTTCGTGAGAGCGGGATCCCGCTCGAGCGCACACAGTATGAAGGACTTGTCGAGACACACGTGGCAGCAGGCGATCTGCCTGCTGCATTTGAAGCGCTGTGCACCATGCACGAAGCACAGATTTCTCTGGCAGATAGCTCCACGGAGCCTGTTCTTGCACACATGATCCAGAGTAAAGTTGATCGTCGGGAGGCGTGGCAAATTCTCAAGCGGTTGAAGAATGCGAAACGGAGTATTCCCATCGACTCTGTGCGTGTCATCGCGGATCTCTGTGAACATGATGCCCTTGACGATCCATCCGTGGTAGATGACGGCGTTGGATTCTACAAAGAGCTCTACACGTTATGTCCCGAAGGCGCCGACGTGCGAGTGTACAACGCGCTAATTCGGATGTGCCGAACGGCCCGCAACCGCGAATCGGGGATGTTCCTGGTGAAAGAGATGGCGTCACTTGGAGTGGTACCAAACGGTGTTACCTTCGAATCTATCATTCTGATGTGTCTGGATGCGGGGAATTTCCGATCCGGTTTCATGTACTTCCAGGACCTCATGAAGCGGGACGCTAGACTCAGCCCTGAAACACAGGCGGAAATCCGTGAGATCTGTTCCGGGTCTGTGGACGAGTTTGCGATGCGACTGCAGTATCACCCCTTCATTCGCGACGATGTGCGAAAGCTAGATGATGAGCTACAGCAAAAACAGAAGCAAAGGGAAGTGAACGAAAAAGCCGGTCGCCACCCTGTACCCCCGGCGGTTCGTCGGCTGAATATGTCAGATGAGCAGCGACGTGATTATAACAAAGAGCGTCGAAAGAAAAAACGACGTCGCCTTGCCATTGAGCAAACCATGAGAGAGGAAGGTTGGGATGAATGGGAAGCTGGTGGTACCGACAATGGCTCTGCCAAGTCTGAGTGAAACTGGTTGAATGTTTTCGATGTCCTTCGAGGGCGAGTTTCAATCTCGATCGAATGTTTCATTTCCTTCACTGCATGTTGCCTGGAAAATGCAGCTTGTGAAAGCGACACAATCCTGCAGGAACAGAGCACCAATTCCCTTTCTGGGCATGTCACACAACTTTCGACCTGGGCCAGTGTGTACACATCTTGTGCTATAGCCTCTTAGTGCTTGTGTTACTCACATTTTGCCCCAGCATCATAGTGATTTTAATTCCCTGCTCTGTTCTCACGCTGTTCCCTGCGGCTGGATCCCTGTACTAAAAATAGTCGGACTGAAAGACCTCGATGACGATTATGGGGTAACTGTCGGAAAGCAAGACCTCGATGGATCTCAAACAACGGTTTATTCGAAGATTCGAAATCTATCAGGAAATCGCAAGTTCGCTACAGGATTGAATCATTGAATGGTCATTAACAACATTCCCCTGAAAGTGACCGGCGTGCATTTCCGGGTGCCAAGAGCAGCCGTCGGGGAAGGGTAAGGCGTCTGCCATCTCTTCAACTATATAATTCCCTCCCTCTCCCATGTTGATCTAAACATCCACTCACTTGTTTATTTTATACGCCCCCATCTCtaccccccaaaaaatttATAAATAAACAAACCTCATAATCCAAAATGCAACTCACTACCATCCTCCCAATCGTCCTGGCAGGCCTAGCCACCGCACGCCCGGCCGTCCTACAGACTCAGACAATCACCGACGATATCATCTGGAGCGTATCCAACTTTACTATTGGCTGTTCCCAAGGCGGTTGCGTCTACAGATATGACATTGTCGGCCGCGAGAACGCAATGACCCCCAAGTTCCGCACCCACTGCAGCGGCATCACAGGCAAGAAGGTCGCTTGCGATGACAAGAACATCACGACCATCGTCTCCCCTGCTGCAAACCCGGACTGGAATGTCGATATAACCCATACCTGGAGATCTCGGCTCAGCGATAGTACGCTCGCGACCTGGTTCCAACATGGCGCGAAGAATGTTACAGTTCCTGACCACAACCCGATTCAGTTTGTTATGAAGCCTACTCAGGAGTACGGTATTGCCTAAACTGCCACATATCTTGACCTTGAATTCTTTTGAAtcggggggaagggggggatCTGAGGGGGTTTTCTTAATGTTACGGAGGGTCTGAATTTGTTTTGGTAAGCATGCGACCTGTGGTTCAATTGGAAATTTCCGGGATTTTCAGGTGGAATTCTTCTGTGTACTTAGTCTGGGACTGTACGATGTACAAAGGAATTGAACTTGTTGCTATGATAGAGTAGTATAGAGTAGGTCAATATTTTGTTGTAGACAGTAGAACGTGTGGAGAGTGCTTAATTGACCCGGTGACATCATCCGCTACGCCTCAAAAATAGCCCGTGCTTGCTGTGCTTTTCTTGTCTTGAATTGCATGTTGTCTTTTCCACCACATAGCAATCCCGGTGGAATAAGCAATTACAAAGTACCAAAACACTCTGCAAATGGTACGTCAGCTCCATCTCAACAACCTTCCAACTACTAACATTGGCATGTCCCCAGTCATCAATTCTCCGCCAAATAGTCGCAGGTCCAAGACAACAACACCCAGAAGCAGGGCTAGATCTCTGCTACGTGACAGACAAGGGTAGCATATCCATCAATTCAGCACCAATGAACACACCCCTTCTAACGCAATACACAGTCATCGCAACCTCCGGTCCATCAGCAACATACCCACAGCGCGCCTACCGCAACCCACTAGACGCGCTGGTCAACTTTCTCGACACGAAACATGGCACAAACTGGTGCATCTGGGAGTTCCGCGCCGAAGGCACAGGATACCCAGACTCAGAAGTCTACGGACGCATCCACCACTTCCCCTGGCCAGACCACCACCCACCACCATTCGCACATATTCCGAACATAATGGGCAGCATGCGAAACTGGCTACAACGATTAGACGAGGAACAAAAGTCAAACTCACCAGACACAGACAAAAACGAACGAGTCGCCGTCGTACACTGCAAAGCAGGCAAGGGGCGCAGCGGGACAATCGCGTGCGCATACCTGATCAGTCAGGAGGGGTGGAAGAAGGAAGACGCGCTACAGCGGTTTACGGATCGACGTATGCGGGTCGGCTTTGGAAACGGTGTCAGCATCCCCAGCCAGTTGCGGTATGTCGGATACATCGAGAAATGGGCCAACGAGATGGGGAAGCAGTATATAGAGCGGCCGGTGGAGATCCTGGAGATCCACATCTGGGGTTTGAGAGATGGGGTTAAGGTTGCGGTAGAGGGGTATGTGGATGAGGGGAAGAAGATTAAGTGTTTTCATCTGTTCCATCGGAATGAACGTACCATCGTTGAAGATGGGGGCTCGACATCTGAGGATCAAGATGCTGGCAAAGGGCACGGTATCACCATGACAAATTCCATCTCCAACCCCAAGATCGAGAGGCCACTTCCTTCATCTCCGACCTGGTCCCCGATTTCGGGATCTGACATCTCCGGCTCATCGTCCCCACAAGGCCACTGTGTCTCGGCAATAATTTTCAAACCCAACAAGCCAGTCATTGTTCCCAGCTCGGATGTGAACATCGACTTTGAGCGCCGCAGTAAGGCATCCTACACAGGCTTCGCGATGGTAACCTCGATCGCGCACGTCTGGTTCAATTCCTACTTCGAGGGCGGAGCCGAGTATGATTCGGGTGTTTTCGAGACAGACTGGGATGCGATGGATGGGATCAAGGGGAGCGCAAGGAAGGGGATTCGGGCGTTGGATAAGCTGAAGGTTGTATGGCGGTATCCGGCGGCAGAGACCGTGGAAGCCAGTATTGCTAGCAAAGCCAAGGGCAAAGGGAAGAAGATTGAGGAAAGTGTGCCAGCAGCGGGGAGGCCGATCAGCGAGCCCAAACCTGGTGATCCCATCCATGAAAGCGAGCCGCCTGACTGGCATGGACTGCCTCAGGGAGATAAGAAGGAGAATGTGCGTCCTTGTAGGAGTTCGTCACAGAGAAGCACTGCTGCTAGTATATCGGACAAGGCTAAGGAACTGGGGCATGCGCTTGAGAAGGAACTTGGACTACGGAAGCAGATGAGTGCTAGTCGGGATGTCAGTCTTGCTGAAAGTGATGATGagatgacgacgacgactactgctgatgatgaagaccgGAAGGTCAAAGTCAAGCCAGTGCACTGTGAAGAGCTTGAGGGTGTGAAAACGAATGATGTGAGGGATGGGGGGAAATAGTGTTAGCCAAGACTTGTACACATACATAAGCAATACGTAGTGCATAGGACCTTTATGAAGATATCATTAAATCGACTACGTTGTATATTTAATTACTACAACCGATCGTTTACCCAGTACTACACATACATAGTTGAAGGGTTATCGCAGCTTGCTAGGAACGTGATGGGTGTGGAATCTAGGTTTTTACCAACTGAAACCAGTAGGAAAAATGAAACGGAAAATGAGAGAAATGATAGGAGCATGCGAATTAAAACATTTCAAAGAGCACCATCTATATTCACGGCGTGGTATCAAACACAGCTTCAACCAGAATCAAGTTTGGTCCGGCGACAGCTGACTGGGATAAAAGAGCCCAGAATCACAGAGGCACAAAgccttccatcttcttccgaATCTCTGCCGCCTCCTTCTGCAGTCGATCGGATTTCTTGCGCTCATAGACAGCACGGACAACACGGCGAGTCTGTTCTTCGCCCTCGGAGAAGTTTGCCTTCGCAAGACCAATGACGGAATCAATTTGCTCGGGCGTGTAGATGAAGTTCCAAGTGGACAGGAAATCATCAACGGCAGGGTCGATCGAGTTGGGTTGTGGAGCGAGGGGCAATTCCGGGTCCTTGGTTTGAGAGCTATCCTGTCGCATGGACTGAGCAGCCACGCGCGAACGAGTTTTGGCTTTGGGAGGGATCTGTGGTGCGGAAGGATTGGGAATCAAAGGGAAGTAGATAACCGCGATTCCGGCATCTGGTCGCATCAGGTGGAAGTCGGACTCGGAATGATCTTCACTGTGGGAAGTATCAAATAGGCGTTTGGATGGTGGAGGCTTGTTGTTCGAGGTTCGCTCTTCCGTGGTGCCGACCCAAACATTGCAATAGCCCAGGTCTGTGCTAGATGTGGGCTTTTGATTAGCGGGCTGGGTTCCAAACTGATTCTTGGCGTTGGTAAGTTTCTCTGTTATTTGCTCCTTGGTGATATTCTCTGGCTCGCGGAGGGCATTTTCAGTATCCTTGAGGCTCGAAATTTTAGGCCATCCGGTACCGATAGGCCAACCCTTAATACCACGTTGTTTGGCGTATCCATCGACCACAGAAAGCCAGTTCTCCTGTTTAACGTCTGCAGATGCATCAAATGCGATGATCACGTCAACATCACGCCCAGGTCGAATGAGTGGGTAGATTGGCAGATTGTTGCTCATTCCCGCATCCATAAGACGCAAGTGCTCGTTTCGAAAAATCGACTCTGGACAGGAGTTGGGCAGCTGGTCTTTCATGCCCATAACGTAGTTGGGTATACCCGCAGGGTCGATGGGATGCACCTTGATCAAATCTTGGTTCTTGCCTTGGATGAGAGAGTCGATTCCACCAAATCCAGCCAAGCCTCTGATCACAGGCCGGACCTCCTTGTAATAGTGAGACAAAGTCGCGCAGAAAGCGCTACCCCAAACACCCATGAGCCCAGTAATTCTCATCTCCGGGAGGGGGAGGTTTTCAGCAGAAACCTCAGAGCGACCTGCGTTGAAGTGACGTCCCAAAGCCCAGGTGGGAATACCGGCATTGAGTTCTTCACAGAAGAATTCGTAGGGAGTGAACTCAAACCACTGGAACCATGCTTCTTTCCGTGCCTCTTTCACCAAATCTTCGGGCGTTGGATGCTTCTTGGTTTTTTCGTTTGGGTGGTCGATGGCTTCGACAGGAATCTCATGTCGCACCGCCGTGTAGATGGGTAGCGGATGCGCCCCATTTATCAAATTGGCTCGCTGGTTCGACAACTTGAAATCCACATCGGAGACTCCGAGTTCTCCTCGCGGGACCAAGAGTCTCGCTGCAAGCAGCATTCCGTAAATATCTACCAATCCAAAGTCCGCTCCAGGGTCGCCTTTAAGCTTTTCCACAAAACCACTGAGAAGGTACTTGTTTGTCGGCGCAGTAGTGAGGAGATCGAGAGCTGCCGGCGGGAATGCAATATGAACACCAAGACGATTCTTTAAATGGTCGACAAGCTTCTCAAAGTCTTGCTGCGCAACGGACGAATGATACAGGGTCTGCAGCCAGCAACTGCCACTGACACCGGCTGTGTAGGTTATACAGTCCCACAGCCCTGCTTCCTGTGCAGCCAGGTAAGATCCGGTGCCTGCAACTAGAGCGCGCAGACCACCTCCTGAGCCACACATCGCAATGACTGGTACATCTTCGGGGTGGATATCCTCCTCCGGTATGTTGAGGTAGGATGACAGTGCTTTGACAACCTTCTGTTGTCGATGCTGTCTAAATGCCCGCTCTTCGTCGCAGAGGTCCCCACCTACTCGTACCTCGGCGTCGCGGAGTATTTCTGGATTGATGTTAGGGTCCTGCGCCTCCTTCCAGATATCGTCTGCCAGGGAGCCTGGTGACAAGGAAAGCTCTCGCTGCAGCTTTTGGACAGTAGCTGGTAAAAATCGCGTCCAGTCTGGGATAATATAGTCTGTAAGACTACCCACGTCTACCCAATCGCCGGAGCCAACAGTTTGTTTAACCTCATCGAGCTTTTGGCCGATTTTGTCCCAGATGGATCTCTCATCCTTGCCCTCCTCACCAATTCTATCTGAGCTCGTATTTGAATTGCTAGACTCTGAATCATTGTTGCGTAGTGTTCGAGAAGTAGTGAATTGAGCTCTAAATTGTCTGGGTTGAGACCattcccttgcagtgtatgcAGCTAGCGCAACGGGGGGTACCGTCCACAGACGAGTGACCCTGGCAGCGCCCATTTTAGGCGGGAAGCTTCGAGAAAAGTAAGAGGCCCGCTGCATCTAGTGGGATCTATTGAAGGACTTTCAAACCCCTGCCCGGCCTTCTCTTGGAGGCCACAGCCCCCGGTGCATGACGTCGTACACACACGTGACTACAACCACGTGATACTGTCGGGATGTGCTTCTAGCTTCTTTGGGACTAGCGTTGCGGACCTTATCACTGGATGGAGCTTGGAGGGGACAATCAATGCAATCAATCCATTTGCTCTCAAAGGACATGAGGGCTCCGGATGATTACTGATATGATTTCTTTGAATTGATTTTGCCTGCATTGCATTTCACAACTAACCATGGTGGCGCCAAGGAATACTGCCTACGCCGAGGAGAGCGCGGAAGTCGAGGTCCTGTATGCCAACCTCGAGAAACTCAACCGACTCACGAAGAAGATTCAAGGCTCCATGGTACGCCTGGAGACAGGAGGAAAAGTTGTCAAAGAAGCCATTGGTCCCATCTATAGTAACACCCAATCCCTTCAAATCACCAATAGCAACATCGACAAGATCAACGACGCCATCGATCGCCTCCGCCAGCCTCTCGATGCAAAGAACCGAGAAGATGGCATCATTCGCGCAGGGTATGCGCCTTTATACTCTCTCTCGATATGCTGCCCCGAGTCATTTGCTGATCGTTCTTCAGACCACAGAGCTCCGGCCTCACCCAGTATTTGTCGGCGATGAAACGTGTTGAAAAGGCGCTGGTCGACCTCAACACAACAAATCTACGATCAAATCAGAATGCGATCACCGACTTTAATTCTCTCCTAAACACCGGAAGCACAAAACTTCAAGAACTGCTAAGGGGAGAACTGAGCCAGCATGCCACTCCGGTTGAGCCCCTACACTATCTGACCAAAGGTACGCGCATCATGACCAAACGAGCTAGAACAAAACTGATGCCCGACATAACTAGATCTCCCCTTTCCATCCTTGCCCGAAGAAACTATCTCCCATATGACGCCCTTGTGCTCTGCGGTCAGCTCCGCATTCATCCATGGATCTCAGCGCGGCAATGGTGATAACCCCGCGTTGAAGGTGTATGGGGAAGTACGAGGGCCATACATTGCATCGAGCTTGCAAAATCTTGCCATTGCATCCCTCAATACCGTCAAACGGCGACCTACCGATGGCCCTTACAGACAGGGTACAAATGGTATTGGTGTCTATTCCAATGCGCTGGAGGCTTTCGTAAATGCTGAGCACGGTATTATCGTGCAGATTTTCACCGGAGATCAGCAGGGTCTGGCGTTGCAGGCTACCTTCTACCCAGCTATGGGCGAATACTCCAAAACGCTCCGTGAGCTCAACCAGTACATAAAGGCCAATCTGATGACGGACTgtttcttggcttttgaGATCATCGAAATTGTGACTGCAATGTCCTATCGGATTGATTCCAAGGCCGCGGAACTGAAGAGCCTCTTGATAGAAGCACTTCGGCCTGTACGCGAGACTGCAAAGTCGTCACTTTCCGAACTACTCGAGGAAACGAAGCGCAAAGCTGCTACCGCGCCACTCTCACCGGACGGTGCGTCAGTGCCTCTTGTGGAGGAAGTGATGAGCTCATTGGCCACTTTAACAGGATACTCGGGTCCTTTGGCTTCTATCCTAACTTCTCTGGGAGATGGAAACTGGCGTGCCAAGTCCAACGCCGCCGGCTCGGCTCCTCTGGATGTAGGTCCAGACAGTGGCACACTTTTGTCGCATTTCATTCTAGATATGATCGAAGCCTTGATGACCTCCCTGGAAGCTCGAGGTCGGGCTTTCCATCGATCGAAGGCAGCGCTTGGTGTATTCTTGTCCAACGTGTTCTGCGTGGTCGACCGGTCGATCCGACAGAGCTCCGAGCTGGCACGTTATTTGGGTACCCCCGACAGTATCGCCCGGATCGACACTTTCCGCAAGCGTGCGGCATCTACCTATCTCGATGCATGGAAGGAAATATCCCAGTATCTTCTTGATGTGCAATATACCTCTCGTGGGGCGCAGCGCAATTCTAGTGGCAGCGTCGATTCAAGCGCTATCGTTAAGGCTCTGTCGTCCAAGGATAAAGATGCGATTAAGGACAAGTTCAAAGCGTTCAACGCAGGCTTCGATGATATGGTGTCTCGACACAAAACCCTTCACATGGAGCGCGAGGTGCGCACTGCGCTGACTCGTGAGTTGCAGACTGTTCTCGAGCCCTTGTATGCGCGCTTTTACGATCGATATGTGGAGATCGATAAAGGCCGTGGCAAATACATCAAGTACGACAAGGCAAGCCTATCAGTACAGCTGGCGCAGTTGTCTTGAGTTTCCTTAGCGAAGATTGCAATCGCGGAGGACTGTCCCTTATACCAGCTAATACCATAATAATGCATGCAACCACTACATCTTTTTTCCCCAGGTGGCTCATTGCCCGCCATTTAAACGTCAATATACCTAATGTTTTGTTTGTTTCGAGGTTTCTTATTGGTTCATGTGGGTTAGTGACCCTTGCGCGTAAGGCCTGGTTGATTTACTACACCCTAGGACCCCGTTCATCCGACTGTTTTCCTTCCAATTCCTGTCTCAATTCTTCTCTTCGGATTTGACTTTCTCGTTTTAACAAGGGTGATCGTCCGGTTTTTACTTCTGCCCGACGGGTCAAGATTCATCGCCTCAGATGCAGCATGGACTGGTTTTGAAGAGGGTAATAGAATCATCCACCTTTTCTTGGCAAACCCGAGGTTTGAGAACCAGAACAAAATCACATCTCACCCGTCCATTTCATTTTCATTCCAATCCCCATTTCAGTTCTTCTCTTCTGATTAGATCCACAGTTTCGCTCGTTGGCTTGCGAAAAGCTTCTATGAGGTAACTAGTGAGTCTTCATGAATTGAGACAAATCCAGTGCAGTGCGTAGTCTACTTTGCGATTATGTTACCCGATTAAGGAATATCTGGTATCATGTGAGAAATGGATCATCTCCGATAACGTGACTGATAAGCCCCGCCAAAATCGGACTTCAGCAAAATTCCCTGCTGCCTTGTCTTATTCTCCATCCTGTTGCTCAATCCTTCGTTTGAGCGTCTCAACTTAACACCGACAAAATGTCCGGAAGTAACGATATCTACCAGACCCCCCTCAATTCGCGCTATGCGAGTAAGTTGATCCCAACTGCCCCTCCCATGGAGGGGTAACCCCGGAAATTGATATTTTGGAATTAATCAAACTCAATTGATCAGGCAATGAGATGAAGTATCTCTTCTCTCCCCGGAAGCGCTTCTCCACATGGAGGCAGCTTTGGACCTGGCTCGCGGAGGCTCAAAAAGGTACGGGAAGGTGGAGCCTCAACCGAGGTCGGAGGTAGTTGAAGCAAGATCATCCAAATTGACTGAATCATGGCCACAGAGCTCGGACTTCCTATCACCGCCGAGGCTATCGAGCAGATGAAGGCCCACGAGATTATCCAGGATGACGAGTTCGCCGTTGCcgccgaggaggagaagcgCCGCAGACACGATGTCATGGCCCACGTCCACGCCTTTGGCCTGGTTGCCCCCGCCGCCGCCGGTATCATTCACTGGGGTGCCACCTCGTGCTACTGCACTGACAACGCCGATCTGATCCTGCTCCGCGACGGTCTCGACATCCTCATCCCCAAGCTGGCTGTTGTCATCGACAAGCTGTCCCAGTTCGCTCAGCAGTACAAGGACCTTCCTTGCCTGGGCTTCACTCACGGTCAGCCCGCCCAGCTGGTAACCGTTGGCAAGCGTGCCTGTCTCTGGATCCAGGATCTGCTCATGGACCTGCGCAACCTCGAGCGTGCCCGTGATGACCTGCGTTTCCGTGGTGTCAAGGGTACCACCGGTACTCAAGCCTCTTTCCTGCAGATTTTCAACGGCGACCACGCCAAGGTCGAGAGCCTGGATGAGCTTGTTACTGAGAAGGCTGGCTTCAGCTCCGCTTTCATCATCTCCAGCCAGACATACTCGCGTAAGATCGATGTTGACGTCGCCAACGCTCTTGGTTCTTTCGGTGCTACCTGCGAGCGCATTGGCATTGACATTCGTCACCTCGCCATGCTCAAGGAGGTTGAGGAGCCTTTCGAGAAAGACCAGATTGGCAGCAGTGCCATGGTGAGTTCGCTTGACCGTTGTGTTCTTTGGAACCTGCTGGCTGATAATCCCTAGGCCTACAAGCGCAACCCCATGCGCTCGGAGCGTCTGTGCTCTCTCGGACGCCACCTGCAGAACCTCCCCAAGGACTGCTTGGATACCTACTCCGCTCAGTGGTTCGAGCGCTCTCTCGTGAGTATACCCCTGGGTTCATTGAGAACATCTGATTAACTTTTACTAGGATGACAGTGCCATCCGCCGGATCAGCATCCCGGAGCTGTACCTGACTGCTGACGCATGTCTCATCCTTCTGAGTGAGTTTTGGAATCACTAAAAGCTTGGATTATAGCTGACCACCACTAGACAACGTCTCCTCCGGCTTTGTTGTCTACCCCGAGGTCATCAAGCGCCGCGTCAACGACGAGCTCCCCTTCATGGCCACGTGAGTATACGCTCAACAAACCTAACGGAATATCACTAACCCCATATCACAGCGAGAACATTATCATGGCCTGTGTCGCCAAGGGTCTCTCCCGCCAAGACGCCCACGAGGAGATCCGTAAGTTTCTGTGCCCCTCAAATCTTCCCATCCGAACCAAAACTCTAATTTACCCAGGTGTCCTCTCCCACCAAGCCGCCGACAACGTCAAGAAGCAGGGTAAGGATAACGACCTGATCGAGCGTATCCGCCGCACCGCCTTTTTCACCCCCATCATCCCCCAGCTGGACACTCTTCTGGACGCCAGCACATTCGTCGGTCGTGCCCCTCAGCAGGTCGAGAAGTTCACCAGCACCGAGGTGGCCGCCGCCATCAAGCCCTACGCGAGCACCATTGCCAAGGGCGAGACCTCTGCCCTGTATGTTTAAGGTACCTTAGTACAATCGTATTCTGTGCATCTATTAGTGAAAGGTTATATCcaaagatggagatgggcAGATATGGGAATTTCCTATATCTGAAAAGAGAAGGGAATGTGTATACAAATTGAAATGCAAGGCATGACGTTCCACTTGTGGATATCTCCAGAGGGAAAATTCCCACCCCACTTCCCTGCTTCCCCGATGCCCCGCGCAAATCTTCGAGGGGCTTAGGAGAAGGGTCAATGTTTGAGTGTCACACTTTGAatgatgagaaaaaaaacatcattCTAGAAAGGGGAAATGATGTAGGAAATTCAAAGATTTTgctgcaaaaaaaaaaaaacccccctgGCAATTGAACCGCCCAAACATGAATAAGAGAGAAGATGGAAATGCTCCGGCTATCAGCCTGCATGGAAATCATAACTAGATGCAATAGAACGCTGTGAACATGCAATCATGAAGAAAGTAATGCGAATAAAAAGAATGAaggggagggggaaaaaacaCAGCTgtttgggttttgggtcaATTGAGTGCCGAACAGCAGATATAGTCCGTCGAGACCGACAACGTCAAATCCACTCCAGCACGTCACAAAGCTGACAGCATAATGTCACTCCGAACTGCCCGGCGGCGCCCTTACCGTGGAACAACCCGGAGTATCTCCGGAGCCACCGAGGGTAATTGAAGCCCGCCATGTGGATGTGTTCTCCTCGGCGCAATCTCTCACGGGGGAGGCCAAAACCCGTGTTCCCCCTAAG
Proteins encoded:
- a CDS encoding Exocyst complex protein exo70 — translated: MVAPRNTAYAEESAEVEVLYANLEKLNRLTKKIQGSMVRLETGGKVVKEAIGPIYSNTQSLQITNSNIDKINDAIDRLRQPLDAKNREDGIIRAGPQSSGLTQYLSAMKRVEKALVDLNTTNLRSNQNAITDFNSLLNTGSTKLQELLRGELSQHATPVEPLHYLTKDLPFPSLPEETISHMTPLCSAVSSAFIHGSQRGNGDNPALKVYGEVRGPYIASSLQNLAIASLNTVKRRPTDGPYRQGTNGIGVYSNALEAFVNAEHGIIVQIFTGDQQGLALQATFYPAMGEYSKTLRELNQYIKANLMTDCFLAFEIIEIVTAMSYRIDSKAAELKSLLIEALRPVRETAKSSLSELLEETKRKAATAPLSPDGASVPLVEEVMSSLATLTGYSGPLASILTSLGDGNWRAKSNAAGSAPLDVGPDSGTLLSHFILDMIEALMTSLEARGRAFHRSKAALGVFLSNVFCVVDRSIRQSSELARYLGTPDSIARIDTFRKRAASTYLDAWKEISQYLLDVQYTSRGAQRNSSGSVDSSAIVKALSSKDKDAIKDKFKAFNAGFDDMVSRHKTLHMEREVRTALTRELQTVLEPLYARFYDRYVEIDKGRGKYIKYDKASLSVQLAQLS
- a CDS encoding Adenylosuccinate lyase Ade13, putative, whose amino-acid sequence is MSGSNDIYQTPLNSRYASNEMKYLFSPRKRFSTWRQLWTWLAEAQKELGLPITAEAIEQMKAHEIIQDDEFAVAAEEEKRRRHDVMAHVHAFGLVAPAAAGIIHWGATSCYCTDNADLILLRDGLDILIPKLAVVIDKLSQFAQQYKDLPCLGFTHGQPAQLVTVGKRACLWIQDLLMDLRNLERARDDLRFRGVKGTTGTQASFLQIFNGDHAKVESLDELVTEKAGFSSAFIISSQTYSRKIDVDVANALGSFGATCERIGIDIRHLAMLKEVEEPFEKDQIGSSAMAYKRNPMRSERLCSLGRHLQNLPKDCLDTYSAQWFERSLDDSAIRRISIPELYLTADACLILLNNVSSGFVVYPEVIKRRVNDELPFMATENIIMACVAKGLSRQDAHEEIRVLSHQAADNVKKQGKDNDLIERIRRTAFFTPIIPQLDTLLDASTFVGRAPQQVEKFTSTEVAAAIKPYASTIAKGETSALYV